In Streptomyces sp. HUAS ZL42, the DNA window TTCTTCACCGCCGACGCGCTCGGCCCGGACGTCCCCGGCGCCCACCTGGCCTGGCGCACGCACCCGCTGCTGTTCCCGTTCGTCCGCGGCGGAGCGATCGGCGCCCTGCGGCTGCGGGTGCCCGAACCGGACCGGCCAGGGTGGGCCGCCCGGATCAAGGCCCTGCACGACGAACTGACGCAACGCCAGGACGGCTACCAGGAGGCCGTGCCGGCGCACCTGACACTGCTGCTGGTCGGAGTGTCCCGGCTCGCCGCAGACGTCGTGGGCGACCTGCGCGAGAACCGGGAACCACTGCTCGCCGAGGTGTTCGAGGTCATCGAGCAGCGCTACCCGCAACCGCTGTCACTGCGCGACGTGGCCGCCGCAGTCAGTGTCTCCCCAGGCCACCTCACCTCGACGGTACGCCGACGGACCGGGCGTACCGTGCAGGAGTGGATCACCGAGCGGCGAATGGTGCAAGCCCGGCGCCTGCTCGCCGCGACCGAACTGCCGATCAACGAGATCGGCAGGCAGGTCGGCTACCCGGACGCCGGCTACTTCGCCCGCACCTTCGGCAAGGTGCACGGAATAAGCCCCGCACAGTGGCGGCGCGCCGGCGCCGATCCCGGAAGCAGACCCAGGCGCCGAGTGGGCATTTAGAGACAGTCTGCGCCGATAAGTAACGTTCACGGCCGTCAACTTACGGGCGACACGGCTCCCGCACGCCCGGCCACCTGCCGGCGGGCCCTGCCGTGACCGCCCCCGCACCGTACGAGGACCCCTTCCCCCGAAACCGTCCGTGCCAGGAGGTAGGTCTGCGTGCCCGGTGCCCGGCGCGTACCTCGGCGGCGGCGCAGAAGGCGCCGGCGAGGCACGCGTCAGTCCTCGCCGACCGGGCAGGACTGTTGTCCGGCACGCGAGCCGGCACCGTCGCGAAGCTAGATGATCAATTCCAAGGGTGCCTGCGGAGGGTGTGGGGGTGGGCGGTCAGGCGTCGGGGTCGACTTCGGGGTGCGTGAACCCCACGGGCTTGCCCAGCGACCGGGCGTAGGCGATTTCGGCTCGGGTGCTGTCTCCGATGTAGTCGCCGACTACGAGCACCTCATCAGCGAGCCGGATCTTCGCTCGGTGCAGATCGTCGAGTCGAACCTTCAGCGCCTCGGCCTCGACAGGATCGGACCAAAATTCGTGCGGCGACTTCATGTCGCAACCCGGCTTGACGACAATCTTTCCGGCTTTGGTCTCCCGCAGATCGGCCTCGGTCATCTCGGTCATGAAACGGGTGGAGCCGCAGATCACGACGATACGCGGGAGGCTCAGCTGCTTCTTCGCGTCGGCGAGTTTCTCCTCGGGGGTGAGCGGTTGCGGGTATGACACTGGTTCCTCCTGGTGGTGCGGCCCAAGGGGTGCCTGCGGAGACGACAACGAGGGTATCCAAGATCGGTCGTCGCATAGAGTGCTGTCGCGAGGGCTCCGCCATGCCCGTGCCCACCTGCGCCACCTCTTCCCCTACCTGCCCCAGCAGCCCGGCTACAACAAGCGGCTGCGCAAGGCCGCCGGTTTGATGCGAAGCGTCAACCGGATCCTGGCCACCACCACCTCGGTGTGGAGCGGCGACGTATGGGTCGTGGACTCCACCCCGGTCGAATGCGGCCGCTCACGCGAGACCGCCAAACGCTCCGACCTGGCAGGCTGGGCCGAATACGGCTACTGCGCCAGCCACAGGCGCTTCTGACCTCCTGGCCACCGAATCATCGGCGACAAGAACTCTTCGGCCGTGGTTTCGAACGCGAACTGTCCGAGCGTGGAGTCCAGTTGCTGCGGCCGGCCCGTAAAGGTGAACGGGAACGGCCTGGTGCAGCCCTGTTCAAGCCGCTGCGGCAGGTCATCGAATCGATCAACGAGACCTTCAAGGGACAGCTTGACGTCGAACGGCACCGAGGGCGCACACCCGGAGGGGTCATAGCCCGCGTCATGCAACGCATCCTCGCGCTGGCCGCCGCGATCCGGCACAACGACGCCACCGGACAAACCGTCCTGCGCCCCGACGTCACTGACCCCTTGGAATAGATCAACTAGGGCAGTCGGCAAGTGGTCAACCCGTCAGTCGTCGAAGCGGTGGCGGGAGGCTTCGATGTGGCCGAGGTACCGGTGGGTCCAGTCACACAGTCCGTCGATCGTCACTCGCAGGGCCTGGCCCGGCTCGGTGAGGGTGTACTCGACCCGCGGCGGCACGACCGGGTGCACCGTCCGCTCGACCAGGCCATTGCGCTCCAGCATGCGCAGGTTCTGGGTGAGCATCTTGTGGCTGATGCCCTCGATCTCGTCCCGCAGTTCGCCGAAGCGCAGGGTGCGCTCCCCCAGAGCCTCGATGATCAGGAGGGCCCACTTGTTGGCGACGTCCGAGAAAATCTCCCGGGCCAGAGAGTCTGCGCGCCTCAGGTCCGCTTCGTCGCGCGAGCCCATGAACTGCTTGGTCACCATAAGGTTCCCCAGTCACTGAAAAGTGCGTTCTTCCATGTCAGCGACCACTCTCTTACGGTTCTGAAGTAACCACAAGAGAGTAAAGGCGTCGCGGAGCGCCCTCGTGACAAGGAGGCAGCAGCATGCCCATCACCCTGGTGAACCCCAGCGGACTGCCGAAGATCGATGCCTACCAGCAGGTGTCGATCTCGACCGGCTCGAAGCTGGTCTTCATCGCAGGCCAGGTCGCCTGGGATGCCGACGGTGTCACTGTCGGCGAGGGTGACCTCGCCACTCAGGTCGAGCGGTGCTACCTCAACATCGCCACCGCCTTGGCCGACGTCGGTGCCTCCCTCGACGACGTGGCGAAACTGACCGTCTACGTCGTCGACTGGACCCCCGACAAGATGCCGCTGCTCATGGAAGGGATCACCCGGGCGGTCACGAAACTGGGCGTCACCCCGGCACCCCCGGCCACCTTGCTGGGCGTTGCGGCGCTGGACGTACCCGAGCACCTGGTCGAGATCGAAGCCACCGCAGTCATCGACTGACCAGGCCCTCTTCGCCCGGGGCTGCATGAACTGGCTTTATTCATGAGCTGTTTGAAGTCACCGGGGCACTCGCCACGGGAGCATGGGGGGTACTTCCGGTGAAAGGCCCTGGTCAGATCGCTGATGTCGTTGAACCCTGGGCGTCGCGCCCCTGGTCGCGGTGGCCTCGTGGGGTTGCCGCAACGAGGGTTGGCTCTGGACCACGATCGTGGTCCAGAGCCAACCCTCGTGCCCGCACGGGCCATGGCAACGGCCAGCGCCCGGCTGGGCTCAGCGCTTGGCCGCGAAGACGAGCGCGGCAGTCTGCGTGGGGAGTTCAGCGGCCTCCCCGCCGCTGCCGACCTTCACGCCGTCGGCCATGACGTCACGCTCACGACCGCGCCGGGCTGCACTCCGGCGTGCCGCAGGAGGTACATCAGCCGGGGGTCGGTCTGGATCTGTTCCCCGATGCGCCGTACGACCGCGCTCGCGCCGTTCGGGCCCGGGCTTCAGGCCGCTGAGGCTGAGCATGCTCTCGTCGAGGAACGGATCCACCGTGCTCTTCCCGCCGAGCTCCTCCGGGCCCGGGATCGGGTTGCCGTAGGGGGACTGCGTCGGGTGCCGCAGTATCTCCAGGACGCGGCGTTCGACGGCCTCGCTCATCACGTGCCCAGCGGCAGGCTTCGCGGTGAACGTGCTCCCATTCCAGGCCGATGACGTCGACGAGCAGGCACTCCGCGAGGCGGTGCTTGCGCATCACGCGGGTCGCTGGGTGGCGGCCCTCGTCGGTCAGTTGCAGGTGCCGGTCGCGGGCGACGGACACCAGCCCGTTCCGCTTCATCCGTGCCACCGTCTGGCTGACCGTCGGGGATCCGGGCGCGCAGGGGGACCGCGCCTTCCTCTCCAGTTCGAGGATGGTGCGGAGATACATCTCCGTGGTGTCGATGAGTTGGGACATGCTGTTGGTCAGGCGGGGGTTTCGGCGGTGGTGGTCAGGACCGCGCGGCCGAGGATGTGCCCGGTCATGGTGAAGCCGAGGACGGCCGGGGTGGCGTCGGCCGCAACGCCGATGGAGGCCACGTCGAGGGCGTGCACCACCGTGAAGTAGCGGTGCGGGCCGTGTCCGGCCGGCGGGGCGGCGCCGATGAACCGGGCCATGCGAGCGTCGTTGGGCAGCTGGAAGGCTCCTTCGGGCAGGCCCACGCCGGTGTCGTCACCAGCGCCCTCGGGCAGTTCGGTGACGGTGGCGGGGATGTCGGCGACCGCCCAGTGCCAGAACCCGGACCCGGTGGGGGCGTCGGGATCGTAGACAGTGACGGCGTAGCTCTTGGTGCCTTCCGGGGCGCCGCTCCAGGACAGCTGCGGGGAGACGTCCTTCCCGCCGAGGACGCCGAAAATTCCGGAGAACTGCTCTGCGGGCCAGGCATCGCCGTCTGTAACGGTGGTGCTGGTGACGGTGAAGGAGGCCGCCTCGGGGAGGCGGGCGAAGGGGTCGTTGGTGCTCATCGTGTCGCTTTCCTTTCATCACGTGCTGTGGGCTGGCGGTGATGCGGCCGATTGGAGGGCACGCAGCGGCCATCGCGTAGAGGGCGCCGCCGTGCATCCTCGGCCACTGGATCGACGATAGCATCAATAATCGATTATTTGCCGGATCGTCTATGATGATGGGCATGGCTCAGACGGTTTACACTTCGACTTCGTCGGGGAAGCAGATGCTCTCCGAGCAGGTCTACGCGCATCTGCGGGACGCGATCATGCGCGGGAACTACGCCCCCGGCGACGCCCTCAAGCCCCAGGACCTTGCCAGGGAACAGGGCGTGAGCCTGGCCGTCGTGCGCGAGGCGCTCGTGCGGGTGGTCGGCGAGGGCCTCGCCGACCGGCTGCCCAACCGCGGCTTCGTCGTCCCGTCCTTCTCCGACCGCCGCTGGCAGGAGATCGCAGAAGCCCGCCGGACCATCGAACCGGTCGTGCTGCGCATGTCCATCGAGCGCGGCGACGTCGACTGGGAGGCCCGCGTGCGAGCCGCACACCACCGCCTGGCCCGCACCCCGGCGTACGTGCCCGAGGAGGGCGAGTACTACAGCAGCGCATGGTCCGAGGCCCACCGGGTCTTCCACCGCACGCTGCTGGACGGTTGCGGCAACCCCGTCCTGCTGGAGACCTTCGACCGCATGTGGACCGCGAGCGAGCTGGCCCGCCGCTGGTCGGCGCACCGCCGCCCCGACCGGGAACACGTTGGCGAGCACCGCCGGCTGGAGGAGGCGGCCCTGACCCGTGACGCCCACACCGCGGCCGAGGTACTGGCCAAGCACCTCACTCTGACCGCGGCCGGACTTACCGGCTGCACCTACCACGAACCGGCGAAGGGAGCCTGATCGCCTCGCCATGTCGACGCCGGAGCCCTCCAGCAGCCGGGAGTCGGCGCGGGCCGGCCGCCCGGCCGGACGCCCCATGCCGGCGAATCTCGAAGCCGGCTCACTGTCTCGTTGTCCTGCCAGCGCCACCCGGGCCAACCCTCAAGAAGCGCGCTGAACAGCGTTGAGAGAGA includes these proteins:
- a CDS encoding AraC family transcriptional regulator translates to MRKAPSRDRPATYSMLPAPGELPVATWRLEHGWEGTGTFEEHAHDFPGLAYFETTGGLLRTGRRAWPIEAGDLFIIAPGDVMGHIHATDLAHADGWGVFFTADALGPDVPGAHLAWRTHPLLFPFVRGGAIGALRLRVPEPDRPGWAARIKALHDELTQRQDGYQEAVPAHLTLLLVGVSRLAADVVGDLRENREPLLAEVFEVIEQRYPQPLSLRDVAAAVSVSPGHLTSTVRRRTGRTVQEWITERRMVQARRLLAATELPINEIGRQVGYPDAGYFARTFGKVHGISPAQWRRAGADPGSRPRRRVGI
- a CDS encoding winged helix-turn-helix transcriptional regulator, giving the protein MVTKQFMGSRDEADLRRADSLAREIFSDVANKWALLIIEALGERTLRFGELRDEIEGISHKMLTQNLRMLERNGLVERTVHPVVPPRVEYTLTEPGQALRVTIDGLCDWTHRYLGHIEASRHRFDD
- a CDS encoding RidA family protein translates to MPITLVNPSGLPKIDAYQQVSISTGSKLVFIAGQVAWDADGVTVGEGDLATQVERCYLNIATALADVGASLDDVAKLTVYVVDWTPDKMPLLMEGITRAVTKLGVTPAPPATLLGVAALDVPEHLVEIEATAVID
- a CDS encoding YbhB/YbcL family Raf kinase inhibitor-like protein, which codes for MSTNDPFARLPEAASFTVTSTTVTDGDAWPAEQFSGIFGVLGGKDVSPQLSWSGAPEGTKSYAVTVYDPDAPTGSGFWHWAVADIPATVTELPEGAGDDTGVGLPEGAFQLPNDARMARFIGAAPPAGHGPHRYFTVVHALDVASIGVAADATPAVLGFTMTGHILGRAVLTTTAETPA
- a CDS encoding GntR family transcriptional regulator encodes the protein MAQTVYTSTSSGKQMLSEQVYAHLRDAIMRGNYAPGDALKPQDLAREQGVSLAVVREALVRVVGEGLADRLPNRGFVVPSFSDRRWQEIAEARRTIEPVVLRMSIERGDVDWEARVRAAHHRLARTPAYVPEEGEYYSSAWSEAHRVFHRTLLDGCGNPVLLETFDRMWTASELARRWSAHRRPDREHVGEHRRLEEAALTRDAHTAAEVLAKHLTLTAAGLTGCTYHEPAKGA